The following is a genomic window from Candidatus Aramenus sp. CH1.
TTTGGTCGCCGTCGCTTATTGCAACCTGCACTACGTAGCCCAATCTCTCATCTGCACCGTGCGGTACAGCGTTGGAGAAGGTTATCTTGGTATTCCCTATTCTAACTTCTTTACCCTCTGCGACTTCCAAGGAGATGGGTAGGTCCTTTATTGCCCTCAAGAACTTAGGTGCCCTCACTCTCTTTTGGCTTGTGTTTATCATGTTGTTGGGATCCTTTATGAAGACCTTTTTTCCCTTGTATATCTCCTTTGGTATAACGTACCCGGGATCGTGATGGTCGTAGTGGTAGTGGGTGACTATGATCATGTCAGCCACTTTTGCCTTGTCCACTATGACCTTGGCCAATTCACTCAGCTTATTAACCTCCCTTTGGTGAGGGGGTAAGCCGAACCTCCTAGGCGCAAGGGAAACGGCAGGATCTATGAGTATCCTAACGTCTTTGGTCTCAACAAAGGTAGCTTGAGACCTAACGCCGAGGCTCTCGAAGGCTAAAGGTACTATTTCCACATGGTAATTAATTGTTCAAGGTTAATAAAAGAACTACAAACCTCGCCTGGCGGGGTAAAAGTCTTAAACAACAAAGACAATTTCCTTTTATGACGCTTTCTTTGGCGAACTAAAGATGAGGAGCCCCGATTACTCCCGCAATTCCGGAAGCGTCAAAACCGCAGTTGTGAGGCTCTTCCCTAGTGGGTAAACAGAGGAAATTGAGGAAGTTGGCAGACGCAACAGCAAAGCTGTGGAA
Proteins encoded in this region:
- a CDS encoding MBL fold metallo-hydrolase, whose product is MEIVPLAFESLGVRSQATFVETKDVRILIDPAVSLAPRRFGLPPHQREVNKLSELAKVIVDKAKVADMIIVTHYHYDHHDPGYVIPKEIYKGKKVFIKDPNNMINTSQKRVRAPKFLRAIKDLPISLEVAEGKEVRIGNTKITFSNAVPHGADERLGYVVQVAISDGDQTLLVTSDIEGAPRDSHLEFTLRVKPNVLIIDGPLSYLLGYALTEEDLNKSLYNMEKIVKEGLDTMIVDHHVLRDQNYRQVLSRLYEEAREVNARVITAAEYLNVEPLILEARRRELFKEENKPARIPRNLAQLLRVDS